Proteins from a single region of Chryseobacterium scophthalmum:
- a CDS encoding aldo/keto reductase, which produces MEKRILGKNKLEVSALGLGCMGLSFGYGKPTEKQDAVQLIRAAYKQGVTFFDTAEVYGPYTNEDLLGEALEPFRKDVVIATKFGFKNAKTDLGMDSRPETIRAVAEASLKRLKTDVIDLFYQHRVDPNVPIEDVAGTVKELIEEGKVKHFGLSEAGVQTIRKANVVQPVTALQSEYSLFYREAENEIIPTLEELGIGFVPFSPLGKGFLTGAINETTQFEKDDFRNIVPRFSEENRKANQALVDLLKSIAVEKEATPAQIALSWLLAQKPWIAPIPGTTKLHRLTENLGGASVELTAGDLNNIEKAAEKIKIVGERYPQHLQKNVGK; this is translated from the coding sequence ATGGAAAAAAGAATATTAGGAAAAAATAAATTAGAAGTATCTGCATTAGGTTTAGGATGTATGGGATTGAGTTTTGGATATGGAAAGCCTACCGAAAAACAGGATGCCGTACAATTAATTAGAGCTGCTTATAAACAGGGAGTCACTTTTTTTGACACTGCAGAAGTTTATGGACCTTATACCAATGAAGATTTGCTAGGTGAAGCACTCGAACCATTTAGAAAAGATGTGGTGATTGCTACTAAATTTGGTTTTAAAAATGCTAAAACAGATCTAGGAATGGATAGCCGACCGGAAACTATAAGAGCGGTTGCTGAAGCATCATTGAAAAGACTGAAAACCGACGTCATCGATTTATTTTATCAGCACAGAGTTGACCCAAATGTTCCGATTGAAGATGTTGCAGGAACAGTGAAAGAACTAATAGAAGAAGGAAAAGTAAAACATTTTGGGTTGTCTGAAGCAGGAGTACAAACAATTCGTAAGGCAAATGTCGTTCAACCTGTAACTGCTTTACAAAGTGAATATTCATTATTTTATCGTGAAGCTGAAAATGAAATTATACCAACTCTGGAAGAACTGGGAATTGGTTTTGTGCCTTTCAGTCCACTCGGTAAAGGTTTTTTAACGGGAGCGATCAATGAAACCACTCAGTTTGAAAAAGATGATTTCAGAAATATTGTACCACGATTTTCAGAAGAAAACCGTAAAGCTAATCAAGCATTGGTAGATCTATTGAAATCAATTGCCGTAGAAAAAGAAGCTACTCCTGCACAGATCGCTTTATCTTGGTTATTGGCGCAAAAACCCTGGATCGCTCCAATTCCTGGAACGACAAAACTACACCGCTTAACAGAAAATCTTGGCGGAGCATCAGTAGAATTAACCGCAGGTGATTTGAATAATATTGAAAAGGCTGCCGAAAAAATAAAAATTGTAGGAGAGCGCTATCCTCAACATTTACAGAAAAACGTTGGAAAATAA
- a CDS encoding carboxymuconolactone decarboxylase family protein, translating to MEVVEERKAKGIKDNEGAEASPIVNKKSKYERGKDILGKLSGTPQAYKLSGYSAFAPAIDTFLKEHLFADIFERDVLTYAQRELVTISVITAIGDADPMLRSHLGISLNVGWSPEQLNEFITMITPTITKEKSTAASMVLKEILKDRISK from the coding sequence ATGGAAGTCGTTGAAGAACGAAAAGCAAAAGGGATCAAAGATAATGAAGGAGCTGAAGCTTCGCCAATTGTAAATAAGAAAAGTAAATATGAGAGAGGCAAAGACATATTGGGGAAACTTTCCGGAACACCACAAGCCTATAAACTTTCCGGATATTCTGCTTTTGCACCTGCCATCGATACATTTTTAAAAGAACATTTGTTTGCAGACATATTTGAAAGAGATGTGCTGACTTACGCCCAAAGAGAATTGGTCACCATTTCAGTAATCACTGCCATTGGCGATGCAGATCCGATGCTTCGATCACATTTAGGAATTTCATTAAATGTGGGTTGGTCACCTGAACAGTTGAATGAATTCATCACAATGATCACTCCCACGATCACTAAAGAAAAATCAACAGCAGCTTCGATGGTTTTAAAAGAGATTTTAAAAGATCGAATATCCAAATAA
- a CDS encoding alpha/beta hydrolase, producing MKKIIISITILTTAIINFSINAQTKNIDQTKKVKIKKIEIVTRNNPFGLVYDGAITENVSGKVNIHHVNYKLKGIDIAANVYTPANYDESKKYPAIVIAHPNGGVKEQTAGLYAQRLAEIGYITITADAAYQGASGGEPRHTDNPAYRTEDIHGMVDLISQYKGVDENRIGALGICGGGGYTLKASQSDKRVKAVVTLSMFNSGEVRRNGFQNSGSNTIQERLKQASDARAQEAAGGKIIYSGVAKITDEEIEKTSTDLYREGYIYYYRTNAHPNSTFLYPTSNLLDLMTWDATANMDLIDQPLLMIVGSKADTKYMTDEAFPKAINAKSKELFIIDGATHIQTYWKPEYVNEAVAKLLEFYSKNL from the coding sequence ATGAAAAAAATAATAATTTCAATAACGATATTGACGACAGCTATAATAAACTTCAGTATTAATGCACAAACGAAAAATATTGACCAGACAAAAAAAGTGAAAATAAAAAAAATCGAAATAGTCACTCGCAATAATCCATTCGGTTTGGTTTATGACGGGGCAATTACAGAAAACGTATCAGGAAAAGTAAACATCCATCACGTAAATTATAAATTAAAAGGAATTGACATTGCTGCCAATGTTTATACTCCCGCAAATTATGATGAGTCAAAAAAATATCCGGCAATAGTTATCGCACATCCCAATGGCGGTGTGAAAGAGCAGACTGCAGGTTTGTATGCACAGCGTTTAGCAGAGATAGGTTACATAACAATTACAGCTGATGCAGCTTATCAAGGAGCAAGTGGTGGAGAACCCAGACATACCGATAATCCTGCATACCGAACTGAAGATATTCATGGGATGGTAGATCTTATCAGCCAATATAAAGGTGTTGATGAAAACCGGATCGGTGCGCTTGGAATTTGTGGCGGTGGTGGTTATACTTTAAAAGCTTCACAATCTGATAAGAGAGTAAAAGCCGTTGTTACTTTAAGTATGTTTAATTCTGGCGAAGTAAGACGTAATGGTTTTCAGAATTCGGGATCAAATACAATACAGGAACGTTTAAAACAAGCTTCTGATGCAAGAGCGCAAGAAGCTGCAGGCGGTAAGATCATCTATTCAGGAGTAGCAAAAATTACAGATGAAGAGATTGAAAAAACTTCAACAGATCTTTATCGTGAAGGCTATATTTATTACTATCGGACCAATGCACATCCCAATTCAACTTTTCTTTATCCTACAAGCAATTTATTAGACTTAATGACTTGGGATGCAACTGCAAATATGGATTTGATCGATCAACCCCTTTTGATGATCGTAGGAAGCAAAGCCGATACGAAATATATGACCGATGAAGCTTTCCCAAAAGCTATCAATGCAAAAAGCAAAGAACTATTTATTATCGATGGTGCTACTCATATTCAAACTTACTGGAAACCGGAATATGTAAATGAGGCAGTTGCAAAATTACTGGAATTTTATTCTAAAAATTTATAA
- a CDS encoding (R)-mandelonitrile lyase produces the protein MKYLQCITILSSCLLMLSTHNFKSQTQKTNEPEFKTLFEKGEKLNSENFTGTAYLKMLITNDKENPVTVGNVTFEAGARTNWHLHPAGQILLVTDGTGYYQEKGQPKKIVRKGDVIKCLPNVEHWHGASVDSHFSHLAISNNDKGSVVWLLPVSDEVYHK, from the coding sequence ATGAAATACTTACAGTGTATTACGATCTTAAGCAGTTGTTTATTGATGCTTTCAACTCATAATTTTAAATCTCAAACTCAAAAAACAAATGAACCTGAATTTAAAACTCTTTTTGAGAAAGGTGAAAAGCTAAACAGCGAAAATTTCACAGGAACGGCTTATCTTAAAATGTTGATCACAAATGACAAGGAAAACCCTGTAACTGTAGGAAATGTCACTTTCGAAGCAGGAGCAAGAACCAATTGGCATTTACATCCTGCAGGTCAGATCCTTCTGGTTACTGATGGAACCGGCTATTATCAGGAAAAAGGGCAGCCAAAGAAAATTGTGCGAAAAGGTGATGTTATAAAATGTCTGCCCAATGTAGAGCATTGGCATGGAGCAAGTGTTGACAGCCATTTTTCTCATTTGGCAATTAGCAATAATGATAAAGGCTCGGTAGTTTGGTTACTTCCGGTGAGCGATGAGGTTTATCATAAATAA
- a CDS encoding chloramphenicol acetyltransferase, with protein sequence MKQLIKQEDWKRKEHFLFFSKFEEPFFGVTITIDCTLAYQQAKAKGNSFFLYYLYRSLKAANAIENFRYRIIDKEVYLFDQINASATINRPDETFGFSYMDYDKNEELFNQNAKEEIARVQQSKGLIPAGSGENVIHFSAVPWFDFTSLSHARSFTFPDSCPKISFGKVTENNGKKLMSVSIHAHHGLMDGFHIGSFAEKFQELMNEI encoded by the coding sequence ATGAAACAGCTTATAAAGCAAGAGGACTGGAAAAGAAAGGAACATTTTCTATTTTTTTCAAAATTTGAAGAACCTTTTTTTGGAGTAACCATTACGATCGACTGTACTTTAGCCTATCAACAAGCGAAAGCAAAAGGAAACTCTTTTTTCCTTTATTATTTATACAGGTCTTTAAAAGCTGCCAATGCAATAGAAAACTTCCGTTATAGAATTATTGATAAAGAAGTGTATCTGTTTGATCAGATCAATGCTTCTGCAACCATCAACAGACCCGATGAAACCTTTGGTTTTTCTTATATGGATTATGATAAAAACGAAGAATTATTTAACCAAAATGCAAAAGAAGAAATTGCAAGGGTACAGCAATCTAAAGGTTTAATTCCTGCAGGTTCGGGAGAAAATGTCATTCATTTTTCTGCTGTTCCGTGGTTTGATTTCACGTCACTTTCTCATGCAAGAAGTTTTACATTTCCGGACAGTTGTCCCAAAATTTCATTTGGTAAAGTAACTGAAAATAATGGTAAAAAATTGATGTCTGTCTCTATTCATGCGCATCACGGATTGATGGACGGTTTTCATATCGGATCGTTTGCTGAAAAATTTCAGGAATTGATGAATGAAATATAA
- a CDS encoding Crp/Fnr family transcriptional regulator, which translates to MLRTNQTFLDFITKLYEKQERKEDVILKQFTKGERLLMQNDKSTKVMLMKEGIVKCYFSEENDKEFILEFLGKGEILGEIECIRNIPCLCNIEAMTDVSVYALSVPYFRELLKNNLELNALLVDAFAERIVNTSKRASFQQLYTVEHSLRKLFELQSKQDIQLSKEDLAAYLGISVRSLNRSLKNLAE; encoded by the coding sequence ATGTTACGCACAAACCAGACATTTTTAGATTTTATCACAAAACTTTACGAGAAACAGGAGCGAAAAGAAGATGTGATCTTGAAACAGTTTACAAAAGGAGAAAGACTTTTGATGCAGAACGACAAATCGACCAAAGTCATGCTGATGAAAGAGGGGATCGTAAAATGTTATTTCAGTGAAGAAAACGATAAAGAATTTATTCTTGAGTTTTTAGGGAAAGGCGAAATTCTTGGTGAGATAGAATGCATTAGAAATATTCCCTGTTTATGCAATATCGAGGCGATGACCGATGTTTCGGTGTATGCGTTGTCGGTTCCTTATTTTCGCGAACTTTTAAAAAATAATTTAGAACTCAATGCTTTGCTTGTCGATGCTTTTGCAGAGCGAATTGTGAATACTTCAAAGCGAGCCTCTTTCCAGCAATTATATACGGTTGAGCACAGTTTGCGGAAGCTTTTTGAACTTCAGTCAAAACAGGACATTCAGCTTTCCAAGGAAGATTTGGCAGCGTATTTGGGGATTTCGGTAAGAAGCCTGAACAGAAGTTTGAAGAACCTGGCAGAATAA
- a CDS encoding GNAT family N-acetyltransferase, which translates to MLIEYRNLLPDESKAYRKIRLESLKEFPEAFSATYQETLNVEKLTLEYDIENQAANKFVHGAFAHHELIGICTFVKSNENTGNIYQMYVQKGSQGKNIGLNLVRSTIKKAQKRYGSLEIFLEVSVDNLQAKNFYLKAGFEQIQQVENSSDLLMKYKGL; encoded by the coding sequence ATGCTTATTGAATACCGAAACCTTTTGCCAGACGAAAGTAAAGCGTACCGAAAAATCCGTTTGGAAAGTTTAAAAGAATTTCCGGAAGCTTTTTCTGCAACCTATCAGGAAACTTTGAATGTAGAAAAACTTACATTAGAATACGATATTGAAAATCAAGCAGCCAATAAGTTTGTACATGGTGCTTTTGCACATCATGAACTGATTGGAATATGCACTTTTGTAAAGAGCAATGAAAACACCGGAAACATTTATCAAATGTATGTTCAAAAAGGATCTCAAGGAAAAAACATCGGGTTGAATTTAGTTCGTTCAACTATAAAAAAAGCCCAGAAACGATATGGTAGTCTGGAAATCTTTCTTGAAGTATCTGTAGACAATTTACAAGCTAAAAATTTTTATTTAAAAGCCGGTTTTGAGCAAATTCAGCAAGTTGAAAACTCAAGTGATCTTTTAATGAAATACAAAGGTTTGTAA
- a CDS encoding GNAT family N-acetyltransferase — MKIISVRQNPEYKEKAIEYFQKSWSEISPIIYQNCISNSIDAEQSLPQWYLLEKDEEIIGCGGLITNDFISRMDLYPWVCALFINEDHRGNHYSELLMNKAKEDTKDFGFKYLNLCTDHIGFYEKYGFKYIGQGYHPWEEESRIYQIEV, encoded by the coding sequence ATGAAAATAATTTCAGTAAGACAAAATCCCGAATATAAAGAAAAAGCAATTGAATATTTCCAGAAAAGCTGGTCTGAAATTTCGCCAATTATTTATCAAAACTGTATATCGAATAGTATTGATGCAGAGCAATCTCTACCTCAGTGGTATTTATTAGAAAAAGATGAAGAAATTATTGGTTGCGGCGGATTAATTACCAATGATTTTATCAGCAGAATGGATCTGTATCCGTGGGTTTGTGCTCTATTTATTAACGAAGATCACAGAGGAAATCATTACAGTGAACTTTTGATGAATAAAGCTAAAGAAGATACCAAAGATTTTGGATTTAAATATCTGAATTTATGTACTGATCATATTGGATTTTACGAAAAATATGGTTTCAAATATATCGGACAAGGGTATCATCCGTGGGAAGAAGAATCTAGAATTTATCAGATTGAAGTTTAA
- a CDS encoding rhamnogalacturonidase, with amino-acid sequence MKFPNTSKFIGSLLILALCSTGLKSQDKFPDGTVIPKWFKENKPTDISKLGKKYIITDFGVKNDSTILQTKQLQNIIDEASKNGGVIVVPKGTFLISSIFFKQGTHLHLENGAKLKGSDDINDFPVVTTRMEGQTVKYFPALINADGLDGFTISGKGTLDGNGLRFWKSFWKRREWNPKCTNMDEMRPRIIYVSNSKNVQVEGITIKNSPFWSTHYYKSHFVKLLNLTILAPKEPVKAPSTDAVDIDACTNFLIKNCYMSVNDDAIALKGGKGPKADKDPNNGENRNILIEDNSFGFCHSVLTCGSESIHNYNVVLRNSTVKDASRLLHLKMRPDTPQHYEYLTVENITGNVKTFLYVKGWNQFFDLKGEERPRKGLANNITIKNIDLSCETAFSIEKSDLFDLKDFTLENFKIKALKPEMQNLNYIQNLKQKNIKVEQVASLTQSYDKKDDSDIAAK; translated from the coding sequence ATGAAATTTCCAAATACATCCAAATTCATTGGGTCTCTCTTGATTCTCGCTTTATGCTCAACCGGACTAAAAAGTCAGGACAAATTCCCCGACGGAACTGTAATTCCGAAATGGTTTAAAGAAAACAAACCTACAGACATCAGTAAATTAGGTAAGAAATATATTATCACAGATTTTGGCGTAAAGAATGACAGTACCATTCTTCAGACAAAACAACTTCAGAATATCATCGATGAAGCTTCAAAAAATGGTGGTGTAATTGTCGTACCCAAAGGGACTTTTCTTATCAGTTCAATCTTTTTTAAACAAGGAACCCATTTACATTTGGAAAATGGAGCAAAATTAAAAGGAAGCGATGATATCAACGATTTTCCGGTGGTGACAACAAGAATGGAAGGACAAACCGTAAAATACTTTCCAGCTTTAATCAACGCAGACGGATTGGATGGTTTCACAATTTCAGGAAAAGGAACATTGGATGGTAACGGACTTCGTTTTTGGAAATCATTCTGGAAAAGACGCGAATGGAATCCTAAATGCACCAATATGGATGAAATGAGACCAAGAATTATCTACGTTTCCAATTCGAAAAATGTTCAGGTTGAAGGAATTACGATTAAAAACTCACCGTTTTGGAGCACTCATTATTATAAATCACATTTCGTTAAATTACTAAATCTAACGATTCTTGCTCCGAAAGAACCTGTAAAAGCACCAAGCACAGATGCGGTTGATATTGATGCGTGCACGAATTTCCTGATTAAAAATTGCTATATGTCGGTTAACGATGATGCGATTGCGTTAAAAGGAGGAAAAGGTCCGAAAGCTGATAAAGACCCTAATAATGGAGAAAACAGAAATATTTTAATCGAAGATAACTCTTTTGGATTTTGCCACAGTGTTTTGACTTGCGGAAGTGAATCGATTCACAATTACAACGTTGTTTTACGCAATTCTACAGTGAAAGATGCTTCAAGGTTATTACACTTAAAAATGCGCCCAGACACGCCACAACATTACGAATATCTTACGGTGGAAAATATTACAGGAAACGTAAAAACTTTCCTTTATGTAAAAGGCTGGAATCAGTTTTTTGATTTAAAAGGCGAAGAAAGACCGAGAAAAGGTTTGGCTAATAATATTACCATCAAAAACATCGATTTAAGTTGTGAAACAGCGTTTTCTATTGAAAAATCAGATTTGTTTGATTTGAAAGATTTCACTTTAGAAAATTTCAAAATCAAAGCCTTAAAACCTGAAATGCAAAACCTTAATTATATTCAAAACTTAAAACAAAAAAATATTAAGGTGGAGCAAGTTGCTTCTCTTACGCAATCTTACGATAAAAAAGACGATTCCGATATTGCTGCAAAATGA
- a CDS encoding glycoside hydrolase family 2 protein gives MHSQSKEIQFLSGKDSEHTKEWDFWINGGRKSGIWDKIKVPSQWEQQGFGSYNYGRDYVTYGKNFKFNDEVGLYKHQFSVPNSWKGKTINIVFEGSMTDTEVKINGRSVGAIHQGAFYEFKYDISDKLIFGKENILEVKVSKMSADKSVNNAERLADYWVLGGIFRPVYLEATSKEHISWTAIDAKADGTFRSNIHLKGIQSANNVKVEIFDAKNNLVGESQISIQKSDTLKQIQFSVKNPKLWTAETPNLYKAKFTLNKSRKTIFQSDEKFGFRTIEIKKGDGIYINGTKVKMKGINRHVWWPETGRAVNENIDLMDVQLIKEMNMNAVRCSHYPPNKSFLKICDSLGLYVLDELAGWQKKYSTEVGKKLVKEMVTRDANHPSIIFWSNGNEGGHNFDLDAEFAKYDLSNRPVIHAHHKPGNAFNGIDCNHYEDYYSTKKILEGENIYMPTEFLHAQDDGGGGTSLADYWELHWNSKKGAGGFLWAFADEGLVRTDFNNQIDVNAINAPDGVLGPHREKEGSFYAIREIYSPVKIDLKTLSNDFNGIIPIENRYHFANLNECQFEWKLVKFKTPFSSESGFDLVKIRKVESPNIKPTEKGNINLNLPQNWRESEALLLTAIDKFGKEIYTWTWKLKSNDEISKQFSKSLIQEFPVLVVENDSLFILKSDEKEFTFGKKDGLLKAVILDKKGKKMTFKNGPVFVNGKMELSSIKSFAEGQNQLIEVNYKNRNKIIWKLNPNGILELNYEYSLSGDYQFAGVSFDYPENYVINAKWLGKGPYYVWKNRTQGQTFNVWQNLKNSARTGQSPWIYPEFKGYFDEVSWLQLDTAEGKITVGTKEEKMFVRLFDFYGIYGTEGYPKLPTGNISFLDAIPPLGTVLAFNINDKTETLGPESELNHLNGKFKRTLYFYFGLPDLGDENKQFTMPKENILTD, from the coding sequence TTGCATTCTCAATCTAAGGAAATTCAATTCCTGAGCGGGAAAGATTCTGAGCATACCAAAGAATGGGATTTTTGGATAAACGGTGGACGAAAATCAGGAATCTGGGATAAAATTAAGGTTCCCTCTCAATGGGAACAGCAGGGTTTTGGCTCATACAATTATGGACGCGATTATGTCACCTACGGCAAAAATTTTAAATTCAATGATGAAGTAGGTTTGTACAAACACCAATTTTCAGTTCCAAATTCCTGGAAAGGAAAAACCATCAACATCGTTTTTGAAGGCTCAATGACCGATACCGAAGTGAAGATCAACGGAAGATCAGTCGGAGCTATTCATCAAGGTGCGTTTTATGAATTTAAATATGATATTTCAGACAAATTAATTTTTGGAAAAGAAAATATTCTTGAAGTCAAAGTTTCCAAAATGTCTGCTGATAAATCGGTTAATAATGCAGAACGCCTTGCTGATTATTGGGTTTTAGGAGGAATTTTCCGACCTGTTTATTTAGAAGCAACTTCAAAAGAACATATTTCCTGGACAGCGATTGATGCAAAAGCAGACGGAACTTTTCGTTCAAATATTCATTTAAAAGGAATCCAATCTGCCAATAATGTAAAGGTCGAAATTTTTGATGCTAAAAATAATTTGGTTGGCGAATCTCAGATTTCAATCCAAAAAAGTGATACTTTAAAACAGATTCAGTTTTCCGTTAAAAATCCAAAACTTTGGACGGCGGAAACACCGAATTTGTACAAAGCAAAATTCACTTTAAATAAAAGCAGAAAAACAATCTTTCAGTCCGACGAAAAATTCGGTTTTCGAACGATAGAAATCAAGAAGGGTGACGGCATTTATATCAACGGAACAAAGGTGAAAATGAAAGGCATCAATCGTCACGTTTGGTGGCCGGAAACGGGTAGAGCAGTCAATGAAAACATCGATTTAATGGATGTTCAACTCATCAAAGAAATGAATATGAATGCCGTTCGTTGTTCTCATTATCCACCCAATAAATCGTTTTTGAAAATTTGCGATTCTCTCGGTTTATATGTTTTGGATGAATTGGCAGGTTGGCAAAAAAAATACAGCACAGAAGTTGGCAAAAAGTTGGTGAAAGAAATGGTTACAAGAGATGCAAATCATCCTTCGATTATTTTTTGGAGCAATGGAAACGAAGGCGGACATAATTTTGATTTGGATGCAGAATTTGCAAAATATGATTTATCAAACCGTCCAGTAATTCACGCACATCACAAGCCAGGAAATGCTTTCAACGGAATCGACTGCAATCATTACGAAGATTATTACAGTACAAAAAAAATTCTTGAAGGTGAAAATATTTATATGCCGACCGAGTTTTTGCACGCTCAAGACGACGGCGGTGGCGGAACTTCTTTAGCCGATTATTGGGAACTTCACTGGAATTCTAAAAAAGGAGCTGGTGGTTTTCTCTGGGCGTTTGCGGATGAAGGTTTGGTGAGAACAGATTTTAACAATCAGATTGATGTGAACGCTATCAACGCTCCCGACGGAGTTTTGGGTCCACATCGTGAAAAGGAAGGAAGTTTTTATGCGATTCGGGAGATTTACAGTCCGGTAAAAATTGATTTGAAAACTTTATCAAATGATTTTAATGGAATCATTCCTATTGAAAACCGTTATCATTTTGCGAACTTAAATGAATGCCAGTTTGAATGGAAATTAGTTAAGTTTAAAACACCATTTTCATCAGAATCAGGATTTGATTTAGTTAAAATTAGAAAAGTAGAATCTCCAAATATTAAACCAACAGAGAAAGGAAATATAAATTTGAATCTTCCTCAAAACTGGAGAGAAAGTGAAGCTTTATTATTAACTGCAATAGATAAATTTGGAAAAGAAATTTATACTTGGACTTGGAAATTGAAGTCAAATGATGAAATTTCAAAACAATTTTCAAAATCTTTAATCCAAGAATTTCCAGTTTTGGTTGTAGAAAATGATTCATTATTTATTTTAAAATCTGACGAAAAAGAATTTACTTTTGGAAAAAAAGACGGGTTATTAAAAGCTGTTATTTTAGATAAAAAAGGCAAAAAAATGACCTTTAAAAATGGCCCTGTTTTCGTCAATGGAAAAATGGAATTATCATCCATAAAATCTTTTGCAGAAGGACAAAATCAACTGATTGAAGTCAATTATAAAAACAGAAACAAAATAATTTGGAAACTAAATCCAAACGGAATTTTAGAATTAAATTATGAATATTCTTTGTCTGGAGATTATCAATTTGCAGGGGTAAGTTTCGATTATCCTGAAAACTATGTCATCAATGCAAAGTGGCTCGGAAAAGGACCTTATTATGTTTGGAAAAACAGAACTCAAGGACAAACTTTTAATGTTTGGCAAAACTTAAAAAACTCAGCAAGAACCGGACAATCTCCGTGGATTTATCCTGAATTCAAAGGATATTTTGATGAGGTTTCTTGGTTACAATTAGATACAGCAGAAGGGAAAATAACAGTTGGAACAAAAGAGGAAAAAATGTTCGTCAGACTTTTTGATTTTTACGGAATCTACGGAACAGAAGGTTATCCGAAATTGCCGACAGGAAATATCTCATTTTTAGATGCAATCCCTCCTTTAGGAACTGTTTTGGCGTTTAATATTAATGATAAAACGGAAACTTTAGGACCTGAAAGCGAATTGAATCACTTAAATGGAAAGTTTAAAAGAACTTTATATTTCTATTTTGGATTGCCGGATTTGGGCGATGAAAATAAACAGTTTACAATGCCAAAAGAAAATATTTTAACGGATTAA
- a CDS encoding rhamnogalacturonan acetylesterase has translation MKNGFSFLIVLVCSLYFGQQTTFKFDFGGNRVEKGFIPITSTSKFDKKIGYGFMDISGLKSVDNGGNALTGDFITSDKPFYFSVVLPEGNYDIKLNLGDINGTSETTVRVENRRLMLNDIKTKQGEIVEKQITVHVKDSIIKNQNGEKIGIVKLKPRERKYLHWDNLLTIEFNDKAPKVCSVIIQPNKTAKTIYLTGDSTVVDAQYEPWASWGQILPYFFVPNEVVIANYAESGETLKAFEDRHRIDKIWNKIKPGDYLFIQFGHNDQKAGNSTKSGYRKRLKEWILKAKELGAIPVLVTSMNRRVFDDNNRIVNTLDDFPDAMRETAKEEKVDLIDLNKLSKTLFEALGPEKAKKAFVHYPANAYPNQPNALADDTHFNPYGAYELAKCVVKSIIDQNLPLKKYISKIEKNFNPNKPDDVEKFH, from the coding sequence ATGAAAAACGGGTTCTCTTTTTTAATAGTTTTAGTCTGTTCATTATATTTTGGGCAGCAAACCACTTTCAAGTTTGATTTTGGCGGAAACAGAGTCGAAAAAGGTTTCATTCCGATTACATCAACTTCAAAATTTGACAAAAAAATAGGTTACGGATTTATGGATATTTCTGGCTTAAAATCTGTTGATAACGGTGGAAATGCGTTGACGGGAGATTTTATTACAAGTGACAAGCCGTTCTATTTTTCTGTGGTTCTTCCTGAAGGAAATTATGATATTAAACTTAATTTAGGTGATATAAATGGTACTTCTGAAACAACAGTTCGTGTAGAAAACCGCCGATTGATGTTGAATGATATCAAAACTAAACAAGGCGAAATTGTCGAAAAACAAATCACTGTTCACGTTAAAGACAGCATTATTAAAAATCAAAACGGCGAAAAAATCGGAATTGTAAAATTAAAACCAAGAGAAAGAAAATATTTACATTGGGATAATTTGTTAACAATTGAATTCAATGATAAAGCTCCAAAGGTTTGCTCAGTCATCATTCAACCCAACAAAACGGCGAAAACTATTTATTTAACGGGAGATTCAACGGTTGTGGATGCGCAATATGAACCGTGGGCTTCGTGGGGACAAATATTACCGTATTTTTTCGTTCCGAATGAAGTGGTAATTGCCAATTATGCCGAAAGTGGAGAAACCTTAAAAGCCTTTGAAGACCGCCATCGAATCGATAAAATCTGGAATAAAATAAAACCGGGAGATTATTTGTTCATTCAATTTGGACACAATGACCAAAAAGCAGGAAACAGCACAAAATCCGGTTACAGAAAAAGATTAAAAGAGTGGATTTTAAAAGCCAAAGAATTAGGTGCAATTCCTGTTTTGGTAACTTCGATGAATCGCAGAGTTTTTGATGACAATAATAGAATAGTCAATACTTTAGACGATTTTCCTGATGCAATGCGGGAAACTGCAAAGGAAGAAAAAGTTGATTTAATCGATTTAAACAAATTAAGCAAAACATTGTTCGAAGCATTGGGACCTGAAAAAGCGAAGAAAGCATTTGTTCATTATCCCGCAAACGCTTATCCCAATCAACCGAATGCTTTGGCAGACGATACACATTTTAATCCTTACGGAGCTTATGAATTGGCGAAATGTGTAGTAAAATCTATCATTGACCAAAACTTGCCTTTAAAGAAATATATTTCAAAAATTGAGAAAAATTTTAACCCCAATAAACCCGATGATGTTGAGAAATTCCATTGA